The genomic region CCGAACACGCCGAGTCGGTACGTGATGCATTGAAACCGAGTGGCAGTTTCAAACCATTCGAGGTGTGGACCTCGGAGGAATTCTCGATCCAGTCCCAGCTTTACTGGTTGTTTGAGTCAGGTGCAGGCTCCGGCTTCCTGTTTTCGTCGGCGCTTGGGCTATTGGTTGGCATCGTCATCACAAGTCAGACGCTGATGGGGGCCATTGTCGCCGCGTTGCGCGAGTACGCCACGTTACGTGCACTAGGTGTGTCCACCCATTCGTTACGTGCAGTTGTCGTCGAGCAGTCATTCTGGGTAGGGCTGCTCGGACTGATCATCACCGGTCTGATTGGTGCCTTGTTGGTGGTGCTGGCTCGCGCTGCCCACATCGCACTGGAGGTGCCGATGTGGGGATGTATTGCCACCGGCATCCTGGTGCTCAGCATCGCTTTGTTGTCTGGCCTGTCGGCGTTACGCGCCCTGAATCAGGCTGAACCGTTCACTTTGTTGCGATAAGGAAATCATCATGTCCGCTACGCCCACCATCATTGGCGAGCAGCTGTTCCGGTCTTTCAGCAGTGGCAAAACCAAACAGACTGTGCTGAACGGCATCTCCCTGTCGATTCTGCCCGGCGAGTTGACGCTGATCATTGGCCCTTCGGGGTCCGGCAAAAGTACTTTACTGTCTGTTCTGTCCGGCCTATTGTCACCTGATTCCGGCACCGTTCAGGCCCTGGGTATCGAGCTGAACCGCCTGTCAGACGAAGAACTGGATCGCTTCCGCCTGGAAAACTGTGGTTTCGTGTTCCAAGGATTCAATCTGTTTAGCTCATTGACCGCGCTGGAAAATGTGCTGCTGCCCTTGAGCTACGGCCCCAAACTGGATAAGACAGAAGCAGAACGTCGGGCGACCGAAGCACTGGAGATGGTTGGCATGGCACCTCGCTTGAGATTGCGGCCGATGGAACTGTCCGGCGGTGAAAAGCAACGCGTGGCCATTGCCCGCGCCTTGGTTAAACGACCCCGTCTGCTGTTTGCTGATGAACCAACCAGTGCACTGGATAGCCACAACGGCCAGATTGTCATCGACATTTTGCACCATGTCGCGCAAGAGCAAGGCACAACCGTATTGGGGGTATCACACGACAATCGCCTGATCAAACACGCTGATCGTGTGATTACGCTGGAAGATGGTGCAGTGGTCAAAGACCAGCGTGCCCGTACCATGCTGGAGGCCGCATGATGCGCATGCAACCACTCTGGCTGGCCATCAGCCTGGCATTGACCTGCGCTCTGCAGACCGGTTGTTCGGAAACACAGGCCAGCAAGCACAATCCCGCAGCGCCAGTATCACCTTGGGCGGCGATGGCAAAAGGCCGCATCAGCATTGAAGGCGGCGTCATCAACATTGCCGCTCCTCGCCCAGGTATCGTGCAGGAGGTATTGGCGGAAGAAGGTGCCGAAGTCAAAACCGGCGCAGTATTGGCCCGCATTGATGACCGCGAGGCGCGACTGGCTCTGAAAGTAAAGGAACAGGAACGCGATGAGGCCCGGGAATCGCTACGCCTGTTACAGCTACGTCATGATATTGCCCAGCGAGAGCTGAAGCGACTCAATGGCTTGCAAGGGGATGAGGTGGTCTCGAATCAGGATCGGGACAATGCCCGTGACCAGGTTTTATTGGCTGCAGCCGAGCTGTCACGACAAAAAGCAACATTATCCGCCGCGGAAGCGCAGGTGGCTGCCAGCCGCCTAGAAGTAGAGCAGCATGTGGTTCGCGCCCCCCTGGCTGGACGCATCATCCGCCGGCAAGCCAAACCGGGTGACGGTGCCTCTACCCTGAACGTGACGCCGTTGTTCCTGTTTGCACCCCATGGCCCCCGCATCGTCCGGGCTGATCTAGAAGAGCGGTTTGTCAACGCGGTACGACCGAATCAGGCTGCCGAAGTCGTGCTGGAGGCAGACGAGAGCAAGGTCTACAAAGCCCGAGTGCTGCGCCTGGGTGAAGTCTTTGGTAGCCGACCGGAAAATGACGACCCGAACGAAAAGCAGGACATACGAGTTATTGAATGTGTATTGGCGCTGGAAGCACCTGAGCTACGGATCGGGCAACGGGTGCTGGTCAAGATTGCCCGCCAGAGCGGAACAGGCGCATCATGAAATACACCCTTCCCTTGATCGGCTGCGCCCTGTTGAGCGCCTGCGCGCAAGTCACGCCGCCCAACACCCCCCTGACTTTGCCGGATCGCTATGCCACACCGGTAGCGGGCAGCCTGCCGACCGGCGATGCCTGGGCCAGCCTGGGCGACCCCGGTTTGACTCAGTGGATTGAACAGGTGTGGGCTCGTAATACTGATCTGGCTGCGGGTGTGGCCCGACTGGATGAAGCACAGGCCGAGCTGACAGTGATCACAGCCGATCGGTATCCAAAACTGGACTTTGAACATAGTGCCGAACGGCGACGCCAGTCCAAGTACGATCTTGGCGAAGTCAGCGAGGAGACCAAGAATCCCAGTACCCGCCATGCATCCCAGCTGGTGTTCGGCTATGAATTGGATTTGCGGGGTCGTATTCGCGCTGCCATCCGGGCCGGAGAAGCAGACAGGGCGGCGAGACAATTCGATCATACTGCACTACGCTTGAGCCTGGCGCGCGAAACCGCCACCTTATGGTTCAATCGGGCCGAGCTGCAGCACAACTTAACGCTGGCCAACCAGCAACTGACATTACAACGACAAATACTGGACAGCACCCAGCGCAAGCGTCGTGCCGGTCTGCTCAGCGGTAACCAGTTGCATACCCTGGAGCAAGAACTGAATGAGGTTGACTGGCAACTGAGACAGGAAAATGACGCCCTGCAACGTGTGGAACGTAGCCTGTGCCAACTGGCTGCCATGACGCCAACTGACTGCCGGCTGCCAGAGGGTAAACCACTTGACCAGCTTCGCCAGCCTGCTGTTGGTAATGCCGTACCGGCCGAACTCCTGCAACGGCGGCCGGACCTGGCCGCCGCACAAGCTCGTTATGATGCGGCCCGTGCCCGAATAGACGAAGCTGAAGCAGCCCGTTGGCCCGCATTGACCCTGGCGGGTGTTTTGGGCGTGAGTGCCGGCAACTGGGCAGGTCTCCGTCGTCACAATGCCCGTAACTGGTCGTTGATGCCCCAATTGGCCATGCCATTGTTCGATGCCGGCCGATTACTGGCGGAAGCCGACAAGGCACGCTCAACGGCTGCCGAAAGCTATGCCAGCTGGCATGGTGCTATCCTGCAGGCTGTACATGAAGTGGAAGATGCGGCAGCCACACTGCAATATGCAGCCCAGCAGGATGACAATCGGCAACAGCAACAGGCTATTGCTGACCGCCAGTACCGGGCAACCGAACAGGCCCGGCGAGTGGGTTTGGGCACAGCACAAGCTGAATGGCAGGCCGGTTTGCAACGCCTGCAAAGCGCGAAAGCGCGCAGTGCAGCCCAACGTGAACGACTGCAGTCAACCGTCGCCTTGATATCCGCGTTGGGCGGTGGCTGGCGGGCAGATTCCCCATCCGGCACAGTACAGGCGGCACGATGACGTCAACCAGCACCGATACCGTGACCCCTGAATTGACATTGTACTGCCTTCCTCCCTCACCCGCACCGCTACCACTGGTATCGCGACGTTATCGTGTCGATGCCAGCCTGTTGCAGCAGCTGACTGAGCCGGATCAACCCTTGCCGGCTAGTCTGTCACGCGCGGTGCTGAAACGACAGGTGGAATTTGCTGCGGGTCGATGGTGTGCCATTCGGGCGCTGCGACGCTGTGGTTATGGCGGCCCTTCGGTCATTCCGATCGGCATCGAACGTGCGCCATGTTGGCCGATGGGCTACGTAGGCGCCATCAGCCACTGCAAAGGTCTAGCAGTCGCCATTGCGGGGGAACAACAATATTTCAGTGGTGTGGGTATCGACATCGAGCGACCCGTGCCGATCGATACACTACGACAGATTGTCAGTCACATCGCGACGCAACCGGAACTGAAATTGGGCATTGCCCGGGGTCTGCCTTACGAAATCTGGTCGACCATTTTGTTTTCAGCCAAGGAAAGTCTGTTCAAGGCGCTGTACCCGACTGTCGGCCGCTATTTCGATTTTCTGGATGCCGCCATTACCCAGCTGGACACACAAACAGGGCAATTGCAGCTGCAGTTGGTACACTCATTGACCAGCCGTCATATTGCTGGCAATCGATATCGGGTCGATTATGCGGTAGGTCAGGAATACCTTGTGACCCGTTGCCTGCTGGAAGCATGGCCATGAATGGAGCGTGCTCAGCCGCTTGCCAACCTGCATCGGTACCCGCGGCTGATTCGCGCAACATAGCCAATACAGCACTGTATGCACTTCAAGCAATGTCACAGTCATCTCGACAACTTGGTCTTGATTGGGAATGAGTTCATCACGCCCCGAACATCGACCACTACCCCTCAGTCACGGGCAGGCGGATATCCACCGCCAACCCGTTACCATGCAGCCCATCGGTCAACAGTAACGTCCCGCCATGCAATTCCACCACCCGCTTGACGATAGCCAGACCGAGACCACTGCCTGTGGCTGTCGCGTCAGGCAGTCGGACAAAACGTTTCAACACATTCTCACGCCAGGCAGGTGGAATCCCCGGCCCGTCATCGGCCACAGCCAAGCGTACAAACTGAAAGCCCGGCGTCACTTCGATACTGATCGTTGCACCGGTCGGGCAGTAACGAATGGCATTGTCGATCAGGTTATCCAGCACACTGTCCAGTGCATGAGCATCCCCCTGAAACGGCGCCGTATCCGCACCGTCATAAGCCAGTTCGATATCACGTGTCATGGCATGGGGTACGTGACGTGCCACAGCTTCTCGCGCCAGGCGTGCCAAGTCCAGCGGCTGTTTCTGCAAACGTGCAGATTCGGCGTCCAGCCGCGACAAGGTCAACAATTTGCCCACCAGTGCGGCACTGCGTTCGATACTGGCATCCAGCTGGCTGGCCAAGGCCGCTCGTTCGGCTGCTGACTCCGCCTGTGCCAGCAGATGCACCTGGGCGCCGATGGCCGCCAACGGGGTTCGCAATTCATGTGCGGCATCGGCAAAAAATCGTTGCTCGCCTTCACGATACGTCCCCAGTCGCGACAACAGCTGATTCACCGAATTGAACACCGGCTTGAGCTCCTGATATTCCGCATCGTTGCATGCCAGGGGTGTCGTCGCATGTGGATCACGCTCCGTGATCGCTCGAGCCAGGTTCAACAAGGGCTGTAACGCCCGACCAAACCCGACCTTCAACATGATCATGATGACCGGCAGTGCCGCCACCAACGGCAGCAGGAAGAAGATCAAAATCTCCGTCAGCGCCCGCTGTACAAAACTGCGGGCCACGGCCACCTGTACCGTCACCAACTGATTGTCGCTGGCAACCCGCACGGTACGCCAACGACCGACATTGACCGGTTCAGCATTCAAGGCTGGTGTAGACAGCAATGGCCAGGCATCGGTTTGCGCCAGGACACGACCTTTGCTGTCATGAATGCGATAGGCAAACTCATGATGTCGCATCGGCGAATCTGCATAGGTACGGCTGAACTGATTGATTTGCTGATCTAACACGTGTGATCGCTCAGGCTCCTTGAAATCCACGCTATAGAGATTGGCAAAAGACTCGGCGAGGCTACGTAGATCACGGTCAAAATAACCTGACCCCACTCGCGTCACTTCCCAATAAAACCAAGCCAATAGCAATAGCCAGATCAATAGAATGGATGCCAGGCTGGTCCACAGCAAGCGACGGTACAAGGACCGTCTGGCCACAGCAGGAGTCAACATGGAGCAGCCCTTTACGGTTTCGGCAACAGGTAACCCACACCACGCACTGTACGCACCCAATCGCCGCCCAGCTTACGTCGCAGGTTATGGACATGCACTTCCAGCGCATTATCCGATTCGCAGCACAGATGCTCGACCAGATATTCGCGATTGATAACCTTACCCGCTTTACGCACCAATTCGAACAACAAGGCGAATTCGGATGGCGAGAGCGAAATGGCTTCGTCCGCCAGCGTCACCTCCCGCGTGTCGGTATCGATACACAACGAGCCAATCTGCCAATGCGCCGAGACGAACCCACTACTGCGTCGCGTCACGGCTTGCAGCCGTGCCAGCAGCTCGGGAATTGCAAACGGCTTCACCAGATAGTCATCGGCGCCCTCTCGCAATCCATCCAGACGGGTTGCCAGTGCATCGCGCGCCGTCAGAACGATGATCGGCAATGTTTCACCTTGATGCCGCAGCTCGCGCAACAGATCCAACCCTTCACCATCTGGCAGCCCCAAGTCCAGCAGCAATGCATCCTGTGGCTCGCCGGCTAGAAATGCGCGGGCTTCTTTCAAGCGCCGCACCCAGACCGCTCGCCAGCCAGCCTGTCGTAAGGCTTGCCCCAATGCCTCGCCTAAAGCCAAGTCATCTTCCACCAACAATACATTCATGATCCGGATTCTCAAATAATGGGTACTTAGGCCCGCAGTTCGAGTTACGGCCAGTTCTGGCCAAGCTCAGCCTGCCGATCGGGATTGGATGGCCTGAATGCACCAGGCAATCGGCCTGTCATTGGAAAATCGGCTGCAAGCCGCGTCACGGCTTGCTATCGTAGTACGTTGACCAGAGAATGGGAATGGGTCTGCAAGGCCAATCGGCCAGGATTATTGCTTCTGATAGATTTGCAAAGGTCGACAGGGCGTCTGAACTGGTCGCTTGGCCAGATAGGCATCCAAACAATTCGCTTGTGATGTCAGCGTCTGCAACGCTTGATCGGACAGTACCGACAGCACCCGATTAGCCGCCAGTGCAGACTGGTACAAATTACCAATCCGGCTCAGGGCATCCTGCTCCATCGTCGCATCCGGCTTGGCGGACCGATTCGCCAACTCATGCAGACGGGCCTCAGCGTAGGCCACCAACGTAGCAGGGGCTGGAAAATGACGTGCACTCTCTGACAAGGCTTGCGCCACAGCCGACCAATCCCCGGCCTGTTCTGCCAATTGGGCTTGCTGCAATTGATACTGTGCTGCGGCACGATCAGCAGTGTTTGCATTCAGTTGTAGCCAATTGGCCACTACTTCAGGTTGGGCCAGGGCTTCGGTCGACAGGGATAACTCAACTCGGGTTGCTGCCATGGCAACCTGACTCAGACAGCAAAAGATCAGCATCCACGCTTTCACTTTCCCCCCTTTGCTTTGGTAGGCACATGGTCAGTAACCCGTTATGCGATCAGATGCTCGCAATGACATCAATACGACGTGCGACAGGCAGGCCATCGATCTTGGCCGGCTCCGACAGTTCGAATTCCAGAATGATATCCCTGGACGGCAACTGAGTCTCGCTCAACCCATTGGGCAGGTCGCCACCGCGGAAAAACGCGGAACGGGTTTCTTCCTGCCCGGCCAGTACGATACTGTTGGGTACACCACTCAAGTAGCGGATGAACCCATAGCGTTGTTCGGCCTGGTAAGTCTGGCATACGCCACGCACTCGCGAGCCGATCTCACCCCATCTGGGCGATGCCGGGCCGGCATTGCGCACCGGTACCAGGTTCGGCACCAACAAGCCATTGATGAACTGGTCGGCCGTATCCCGTAATTCTCGCGATACATTGTCGAAGGCAACGACTTCCACACGACAACCCTTGCTTTGCAAGGCACGGGCAACCTGCACGAAATCGCCATCGCCCGTTACCAGCACAACCGTGTCCAGCCGTTCCGATTCCGTCAGCACATCCACCGCCATGTCGAGATCGGCGTTGGCCTTTTTGGTTTCCATGCCTTCATCGTCATAAAAACGACGGACCTGCTTCACGGTGACCCGGAAGCCCTGGTCACGCAAAGCCGCCTGATAATTGCTGGCTTTCTGCAAATATTCCGGCTCGCGATCAGCCCGCTGGGCATCAAATGCCAGGTAGACATTCAAGCGCTGCGGTTCACCACCACCCCGGCAAGCCAATGTGCGCAACACTTCATAGCGCATGCCATGACCACCGTTCATTCCAATATTACTAGCATCTACATATACGCCTACTCTGCGCATCGCAACCTCGGTTTACGGTTTTCGAATAAGCTTTTGCCCGTCAAAGCGTGGCCATTCAACACGGTTCCACAGTTCGTGCCGGCCAACGCAGCCGCGCAGCATAACCTATCTGGCGCAAGTCACCGGAATTTTTTTGTTGGACCGCCGATTCCATCGCCCGTTCGTTGTCCCAAAACCGGTAATAGACCTTCAATCACTAGAAATAACTGACCACCTGGGCCAGCGGTTTGCGGCTGATGCAGGGAACCGTGGCATCCTCAGCGGGGTACCCGACGGGAATCAACAAATAGGGGCGTTCGTTGGCGGGCCGTTGCAATATCTCGTTCAGAAAACCCATCGGGCTGGGTGTATGGGTCAATGTCACCAAGCCGGCATGATGCAACGCCGTGATCAACATGCCACATGCGATACCGGTGGATTCGTGCGGGTAATAAGTATTGACCTTCTCACCTGCTGGTGTGAATTCGTATGCTTTGTAGAACACAGCAATCAGCCAGGGAGCGACCTCCAGAAACGGCTTGTCGGCATCCGTGCCCAATGGGGCCAATGCTTCCAGCCAACGCTCCGGCGCCCGACGCTGGTAGAACTCCCGCTCTTCGGCTTCAGCCGCG from Chitinivorax sp. B harbors:
- a CDS encoding ABC transporter ATP-binding protein, with protein sequence MSATPTIIGEQLFRSFSSGKTKQTVLNGISLSILPGELTLIIGPSGSGKSTLLSVLSGLLSPDSGTVQALGIELNRLSDEELDRFRLENCGFVFQGFNLFSSLTALENVLLPLSYGPKLDKTEAERRATEALEMVGMAPRLRLRPMELSGGEKQRVAIARALVKRPRLLFADEPTSALDSHNGQIVIDILHHVAQEQGTTVLGVSHDNRLIKHADRVITLEDGAVVKDQRARTMLEAA
- a CDS encoding biotin/lipoyl-binding protein, with translation MMRMQPLWLAISLALTCALQTGCSETQASKHNPAAPVSPWAAMAKGRISIEGGVINIAAPRPGIVQEVLAEEGAEVKTGAVLARIDDREARLALKVKEQERDEARESLRLLQLRHDIAQRELKRLNGLQGDEVVSNQDRDNARDQVLLAAAELSRQKATLSAAEAQVAASRLEVEQHVVRAPLAGRIIRRQAKPGDGASTLNVTPLFLFAPHGPRIVRADLEERFVNAVRPNQAAEVVLEADESKVYKARVLRLGEVFGSRPENDDPNEKQDIRVIECVLALEAPELRIGQRVLVKIARQSGTGAS
- a CDS encoding efflux transporter outer membrane subunit; protein product: MKYTLPLIGCALLSACAQVTPPNTPLTLPDRYATPVAGSLPTGDAWASLGDPGLTQWIEQVWARNTDLAAGVARLDEAQAELTVITADRYPKLDFEHSAERRRQSKYDLGEVSEETKNPSTRHASQLVFGYELDLRGRIRAAIRAGEADRAARQFDHTALRLSLARETATLWFNRAELQHNLTLANQQLTLQRQILDSTQRKRRAGLLSGNQLHTLEQELNEVDWQLRQENDALQRVERSLCQLAAMTPTDCRLPEGKPLDQLRQPAVGNAVPAELLQRRPDLAAAQARYDAARARIDEAEAARWPALTLAGVLGVSAGNWAGLRRHNARNWSLMPQLAMPLFDAGRLLAEADKARSTAAESYASWHGAILQAVHEVEDAAATLQYAAQQDDNRQQQQAIADRQYRATEQARRVGLGTAQAEWQAGLQRLQSAKARSAAQRERLQSTVALISALGGGWRADSPSGTVQAAR
- a CDS encoding 4'-phosphopantetheinyl transferase superfamily protein — protein: MTSTSTDTVTPELTLYCLPPSPAPLPLVSRRYRVDASLLQQLTEPDQPLPASLSRAVLKRQVEFAAGRWCAIRALRRCGYGGPSVIPIGIERAPCWPMGYVGAISHCKGLAVAIAGEQQYFSGVGIDIERPVPIDTLRQIVSHIATQPELKLGIARGLPYEIWSTILFSAKESLFKALYPTVGRYFDFLDAAITQLDTQTGQLQLQLVHSLTSRHIAGNRYRVDYAVGQEYLVTRCLLEAWP
- a CDS encoding ATP-binding protein, translating into MLTPAVARRSLYRRLLWTSLASILLIWLLLLAWFYWEVTRVGSGYFDRDLRSLAESFANLYSVDFKEPERSHVLDQQINQFSRTYADSPMRHHEFAYRIHDSKGRVLAQTDAWPLLSTPALNAEPVNVGRWRTVRVASDNQLVTVQVAVARSFVQRALTEILIFFLLPLVAALPVIMIMLKVGFGRALQPLLNLARAITERDPHATTPLACNDAEYQELKPVFNSVNQLLSRLGTYREGEQRFFADAAHELRTPLAAIGAQVHLLAQAESAAERAALASQLDASIERSAALVGKLLTLSRLDAESARLQKQPLDLARLAREAVARHVPHAMTRDIELAYDGADTAPFQGDAHALDSVLDNLIDNAIRYCPTGATISIEVTPGFQFVRLAVADDGPGIPPAWRENVLKRFVRLPDATATGSGLGLAIVKRVVELHGGTLLLTDGLHGNGLAVDIRLPVTEG
- a CDS encoding response regulator transcription factor — its product is MNVLLVEDDLALGEALGQALRQAGWRAVWVRRLKEARAFLAGEPQDALLLDLGLPDGEGLDLLRELRHQGETLPIIVLTARDALATRLDGLREGADDYLVKPFAIPELLARLQAVTRRSSGFVSAHWQIGSLCIDTDTREVTLADEAISLSPSEFALLFELVRKAGKVINREYLVEHLCCESDNALEVHVHNLRRKLGGDWVRTVRGVGYLLPKP
- a CDS encoding NYN domain-containing protein, whose amino-acid sequence is MRRVGVYVDASNIGMNGGHGMRYEVLRTLACRGGGEPQRLNVYLAFDAQRADREPEYLQKASNYQAALRDQGFRVTVKQVRRFYDDEGMETKKANADLDMAVDVLTESERLDTVVLVTGDGDFVQVARALQSKGCRVEVVAFDNVSRELRDTADQFINGLLVPNLVPVRNAGPASPRWGEIGSRVRGVCQTYQAEQRYGFIRYLSGVPNSIVLAGQEETRSAFFRGGDLPNGLSETQLPSRDIILEFELSEPAKIDGLPVARRIDVIASI
- a CDS encoding nitroreductase family protein, yielding MKLHDSIPFSFNEVPVDEMCRRAHAFADLMHTRRTVRFFSDRPVPRQIIDECLRAAASAPSGANRQPWHFVVVSDQVVKHRIRDAAEAEEREFYQRRAPERWLEALAPLGTDADKPFLEVAPWLIAVFYKAYEFTPAGEKVNTYYPHESTGIACGMLITALHHAGLVTLTHTPSPMGFLNEILQRPANERPYLLIPVGYPAEDATVPCISRKPLAQVVSYF